The genomic stretch AGTTTTCGAGCTTCATCCCGAGCGTCAGGCCACGCGAAGCGAGCACTTCCTTGATCTCGTTCAGCGACTTTCGGCCCAGATTCGGCGTCTTCAGCAGCTCGTTTTCCGTGCGCTGGATCAGGTCGCCGATGTAGTAAATGTTCTCGGCCTTCAGGCAGTTCGCCGAACGAACCGTCAGTTCCAGATCGTCGACCGGACGCAGCAGGATCGGATCGATCTGCGGAGCGCGCGACGGTGCTTCTGCCGCTGCTTCCGTGCCTTCCAGCGCGGCGAACACCGACAGCTGATCGACCAGGATACGCGCCGATTGACGGATCGCCTCTTCCGGCGAGATCACGCCGTTCGTTTCGATGTTCATCACGAGCTTGTCGAGGTCGGTACGCTGTTCGACACGCGCGCTTTCCACGGCATAGCTGACGCGGCGAACCGGCGAGAACGATGCGTCAAGCACGATACGGCCGATGATCTTGGCCGACTCTTCGCCGTAACGACGCACGTTGCCCGGCACATAGCCGCGGCCTTTTTCGACCTTGATCTGCACGTCGAGCTTGCCGCCCTTGGACAGATGCGCGATCACGTGATCCGGGTTAATCACTTCGCAGTCGTGTGCAAGTTCGATGTCACCAGCCGTAACGACGCCTTCGCCTTCCTTGCGCAGCGTAACCGTGACTTCGTCGCGGTTATGCAGCTTGAACACCACGCCCTTCAGGTTCAACAACAGGTTGACCACGTCCTCTTGCACACCATCGAGCGTCGAATATTCATGCACGACGCCTGCGATCGTCACTTCGGTCGGCGCATAGCCCACCATCGACGACAGCAACACGCGCCGAAGCGCGTTACCCAAGGTGTGGCCATAGCCGCGTTCAAACGGCTCCATGACCACTTTCGCGTGGCTTTCGCCAAGCGATTCAACTGCGATGATCTTGGGTTTCAACAAACTGGTTTGCATAGGTTTTCCTTTTCAATACCCTCGGCTCGTTACACCGATAAGGCTGACCGGTAACAACCTGAAAATAAACAGCCGAGGCGCCCCCTTGCCTAACGCAATCAGGGAACCTCGGCCGTTAATCCGATTAGCGCGAATACAATTCGACGATCAGGCTTTCGTTGATGTCGCCAGCGATATCGCTGCGTTCCGGCATCGACTTGAACGTGCCTTCGAACTTCTTCGAATCGACAGCAACCCACTGCGGCAGACCGCCTTGTTCGGCGAGCGACAGCGCCTCGAGAATACGAGCCTGCTTCTTCGCCTGTTCGCGCACGGCAATCACATCGCCAGCCTTCACTTGGAGCGACGGGATGTTTGCCACAACGCCGTTCACCGTGATTGCCTTGTGGCTCACGAGCTGGCGTGCTTCAGCGCGCGTCGAGCCGAAGCCCATGCGGTAGACGACGTTGTCGAGACGCGATTCGAGCAGCTTCAACAGGTTTTCGCCCGTGTTGCCCTTGCGGCGATCTGCTTCAGCGAAGTAACGGCGGAACTGGCGTTCGAGCACGCCGTAAATGCGCTTCACTTTTTGCTTTTCGCGCAGCTGCGTGCCGTAGTCGGACGTACGAGCGCCCGAGGTGCGGCCATGTTGACCCGGCTTGCTGTCAAGCTTGCACTTGTCAGCGAGCGAACGACGTGCGCTCTTCAGGAAGAGATCGGTGCCTTCACGGCGAGACAGCTTGGCTTTAGGGCCGATATAGCGTGCCACTTTGCATTCCTTCTGTGATTGATCACGTGAACTTGCATTCACGCTAGTCCGAACCCTTTGGGTCGAACGGTGGGCTTAGTCAATTCATTAACGCAAGCAGCCTGCTACCGCCTTTAGCGGCAACAGGCGCATGCGGAGCAAGCGTCTTAGATACGACGACGCTTCGGCGGACGGCAGCCGTTGTGCGGAACCGGCGTCACGTCGGAGATCGCGGTGATCTTGATACCAAGACCATGCAGCGCGCGCACCGCAGACTCACGGCCAGGGCCGGGGCCCTTGATCCGCACTTCGAGGTTCTTCACGCCGTATTCCATCGCCACGCGGCCTGCCGATTCAGCGGCAACCTGAGCTGCAAACGGGGTCGACTTGCGCGAACCCTTGAAGCCCTGACCACCCGACGTTGCCCAGGCTAGTGCATTGCCTTGACGATCGGTGATCGTGATGATGGTGTTGTTGAACGACGCGTGAACGTGAACCACGCCCTCGGCGACGTTCTTCTTGACCTTCTTGCGAACGCGTTGCGCCGCGGAGTTGTTCGAAGCCTTAGCCATTACGTTTTCCTGTAACTGTCAGTCTCGCTTACTTTTTCAGCGATTGCGCTGCGCGACGCGGACCCTTGCGCGTACGGGCATTCGTACGCGTACGCTGGCCACGCAGGGGCAGACCCTTACGATGGCGCACGCCACGATAGCAACCGAGATCCATCAGGCGCTTGATATTCATCGTCGTTTCACGGCGCAGATCGCCTTCAACGATGAACTTGCCGACTTCTTCGCGCAGCTTTTCGAGATCTGCGTCGGTCAGGTCCTTAACCTTCTTCGAAAATGCCACACCAGCAGCGACGCAGATGTCGCGCGAACGCGTGCGGCCGATACCGTAAATTGCCGTCAGGCCGATTTCGGTATGCTGGTGATTCGGGATGTTAACCCCTGCGATACGAGCCATTGTTTTTCCTCAAACAAAAAGCGCAAACAAAAGCGCGGCGTTCAGCCTTGACGCTGCTTGTGGCGCGGATCAGAGCTGCAAATCACGCGAACGACGCCCTTGCGCTTGATGATCTTGCAATTGCGGCAAATGCGCTTAACCGATGCCATCACTTTCATGATATTACCCTTTTTTCAAATCACTTCGCCCGGAACACGATCCGCGCACGCGACAGATCGTAAGGCGTCAATTCAACCGTCACCTTGTCGCCGGGCAGAATACGGATGTAGTGCATCCGCATCTTTCCGGATATGTGTCCCAACACGACATGGCCGTTTTCCAGCTTCACCCGGAAGGTAGCGTTGGGGAGGTTTTCGATAACCTCACCCTGCATCTGGATTACATCGTCTTTGGCCATAAGTCCTTTCAACGCATCGGGACGCCGCCGCCTTTGAAGTTTGCCTTCTTCAGCAGCGACTCATACTGTTGCGACATAACGTACGACTGCACCTGCGCCATGAAATCCATTGTGACGACGACAATGATCAGCAGCGACGTTCCACCAAAATAAAACGGCACATTCCAACGCAGCACCAAGAACTCGGGCAGCAAGCAAACAAACACGATGTAGATCGCACCGGCCAACGTCAGACGCGTCAGGATGCGGTCGATATAGCGTGCCGTCTGGTCACCCGGACGAATACCAGGGACGAATGCACCACTCTTCTTCAGGTTGTCGGCCGTCTCCCTGCTGTTGAACACCAGCGCGGTGTAGAAGAAGCAGAAGAACACGATCGCCAACGCATACAGCAACACGTACACCGGCTGACCTGGCTTGAGCGCTTCGGCCACATTGTGCAGCGTGTCTGCGAACCAGCCAGTCCGCGACCCAGAACTAAACCAGTTCAGGATGGTTGCCGGGAACAGGATGATCGACGATGCGAAGATCGGCGGAATCACGCCCGACATGTTCAACTTCAGCGGCAGATGCGACGACTGTCCACCGTAAATCTTGTTGCCGACCTGCCGCTTGGCGTAGTTCACAAGAATCTTGCGCTGGCCGCGTTCGATGAACACCACCAGATACGTCACTGCAGCAATCAGCGCGACCACGATGATCGCCGAAATGATGCTCATCGAACCGGTACGAACCAGTTCAAAGAGACCACCGATCGCATTCGGGAAGCCCGCCGCGATACCGCCGAAAATAATGATCGAAATGCCGTTACCGAGACCGCGTTCCGTGATTTGCTCACCGAGCCACATCAGGAACATCGTGCCGGTCACGAGCGTCACAACCGTCGTCAGCCGGAAGACCATGCCAGGATCGATAACGAGTGCCGGCTGGTTTTCCAGCGCGACAGCGATACCAAAGGCCTGGAACGTAGCCAGAACCACCGTAAAGACCCGTGTGTACTGCGTGATCTTCCGCTGACCTGCCTGCCCTTCCTTCTTCAGCGCTTCCAGCTGCGGCGAGACGATCGCCAGCAACTGCATGATGATCGACGCCGAGATGTAGGGCATGATCCCCAGCGCGAAAATCGTGAACCGCGAAAGTGCGCCACCCGAGAACATGTTGAACATGCCAAGGATGCCGCCCGACTGGCTTTGGAACAGCTTTGCCAGCTGGTCCGGGTCAATGCCCGGCACCGGAATATGCGCGCCAATCCGGTAGACGACCAGCGCCAGCAGCAGGAACACTGCTCGCCGACGCAGATCGCCAAACTTCGCCGCGCTTCGACCGGGTTTTGCGAGACTCGGGCTGTTAGCCAAGTACCTTCTCCGATGCAAATGCTAGTGACGGCAATCGACTTGCACGTTACTCGGCGAAAGAACCGCCCGCTGCTTCGATCGCAGCGCGCGCGCCCTTCGTCGCAGACAGGCCCTTCACGACGATCTTGCGCTTCAGTTCGCCTGTCGCGATGATCTTGGCGCTCGTCATCATCTCGCCAATCAGACCGGCTTGCTTCAGTGCCAACAGATCGATGTCGTCGACCGGCAGCTTCTCGAGGTCACCGAGGCGCACCTCACCAACGAATTCCTTCGTCAGCGACGTAAAGCCACGCTTCGGCAGACGGCGTTGCAGCGGCATTTGACCGCCTTCGAAGCCGACCTTGTGGAAGCCACCCGAACGCGATTTTTGACCTTTGTGACCACGGCCAGCGGTCTTGCCGAGGCCCGAGCCGATGCCGCGACCAACGCGACGCTTCGCGTGCTTCGCGCCTTCAGCCGGCTTCAGGTTATTCAATTCCATTATCAACTCCTTGAGTGCCCGAACGGCCGCTTAGCCGATGACCTTAACGAGGTACGAAACCTTGTTGATCATGCCGCGCACAGCCGGCGTGTCCTGCAGCTCGCTAACCGAGTTCAGACGACGCAGGCCAAGACCGCGCACGGTAGCGCGGTGCGATTCGCGGGTCCCAATCAGGCTCTTGACGAGCTGAACCTTGACAGTTTTTTCAGACATGGTGACCACCTTAGCCCAGAATGTCTTCGACGGACTTACCACGCTTCGCCGCAATGTCAGCCGGCGTCGACTGCTTGCGCAGACCGTCCAGCGTTGCACGAACGAGGTTGTACGGGTTCGTCGAACCGTGGCTCTTGGCCACAACGTTTTGCACGCCCATCACGTCGAACACTGCGCGCATCGGGCCGCCAGCGATCACGCCGGTACCGTCCTTCGCCGGAGCGAGGAGAACCGTCGATGCGCCGTGCTTGCCGTGCACTTCGTGTTGCAGCGTACCGTTCTTGAGCGGCACCTTGAACATGTTGCGGCGGGCCTGTTCCATTGCCTTCTGAACAGCGACCGGAACTTCCTTGGCCTTGCCCTTGCCCATGCCGACGCGGCCATCACCGTCACCAACCACGGTCAATGCGGCAAAACCGAGAATACGGCCACCCTTCACGACCTTGGTCACGCGATTGACCGAAATCATCTTTTCGCGAAGGCCGTCGTCGCGCTCGTCAGCCTGAACTTTCGCTTGCATCTTTGCCATGACGAATTCCTTCCTTAGAACTTGAGCCCGGCTTCGCGCGCCGCATCAGCCAGCGCCTTCACGCGGCCGTGGTAGCGGAAACCCGAGCGGTCAAAGGCGACGGATTCGATGCCGGCAGCCTTAGCCTTTTCTGCAATGCGCTTGCCGATCAGGGTTGCGGCA from Paraburkholderia phymatum STM815 encodes the following:
- a CDS encoding DNA-directed RNA polymerase subunit alpha; translated protein: MQTSLLKPKIIAVESLGESHAKVVMEPFERGYGHTLGNALRRVLLSSMVGYAPTEVTIAGVVHEYSTLDGVQEDVVNLLLNLKGVVFKLHNRDEVTVTLRKEGEGVVTAGDIELAHDCEVINPDHVIAHLSKGGKLDVQIKVEKGRGYVPGNVRRYGEESAKIIGRIVLDASFSPVRRVSYAVESARVEQRTDLDKLVMNIETNGVISPEEAIRQSARILVDQLSVFAALEGTEAAAEAPSRAPQIDPILLRPVDDLELTVRSANCLKAENIYYIGDLIQRTENELLKTPNLGRKSLNEIKEVLASRGLTLGMKLENWPPAGLDK
- the rpsD gene encoding 30S ribosomal protein S4 — protein: MARYIGPKAKLSRREGTDLFLKSARRSLADKCKLDSKPGQHGRTSGARTSDYGTQLREKQKVKRIYGVLERQFRRYFAEADRRKGNTGENLLKLLESRLDNVVYRMGFGSTRAEARQLVSHKAITVNGVVANIPSLQVKAGDVIAVREQAKKQARILEALSLAEQGGLPQWVAVDSKKFEGTFKSMPERSDIAGDINESLIVELYSR
- the rpsK gene encoding 30S ribosomal protein S11, producing the protein MAKASNNSAAQRVRKKVKKNVAEGVVHVHASFNNTIITITDRQGNALAWATSGGQGFKGSRKSTPFAAQVAAESAGRVAMEYGVKNLEVRIKGPGPGRESAVRALHGLGIKITAISDVTPVPHNGCRPPKRRRI
- the rpsM gene encoding 30S ribosomal protein S13 produces the protein MARIAGVNIPNHQHTEIGLTAIYGIGRTRSRDICVAAGVAFSKKVKDLTDADLEKLREEVGKFIVEGDLRRETTMNIKRLMDLGCYRGVRHRKGLPLRGQRTRTNARTRKGPRRAAQSLKK
- the rpmJ gene encoding 50S ribosomal protein L36, giving the protein MKVMASVKRICRNCKIIKRKGVVRVICSSDPRHKQRQG
- the infA gene encoding translation initiation factor IF-1, with amino-acid sequence MAKDDVIQMQGEVIENLPNATFRVKLENGHVVLGHISGKMRMHYIRILPGDKVTVELTPYDLSRARIVFRAK
- the secY gene encoding preprotein translocase subunit SecY, which encodes MANSPSLAKPGRSAAKFGDLRRRAVFLLLALVVYRIGAHIPVPGIDPDQLAKLFQSQSGGILGMFNMFSGGALSRFTIFALGIMPYISASIIMQLLAIVSPQLEALKKEGQAGQRKITQYTRVFTVVLATFQAFGIAVALENQPALVIDPGMVFRLTTVVTLVTGTMFLMWLGEQITERGLGNGISIIIFGGIAAGFPNAIGGLFELVRTGSMSIISAIIVVALIAAVTYLVVFIERGQRKILVNYAKRQVGNKIYGGQSSHLPLKLNMSGVIPPIFASSIILFPATILNWFSSGSRTGWFADTLHNVAEALKPGQPVYVLLYALAIVFFCFFYTALVFNSRETADNLKKSGAFVPGIRPGDQTARYIDRILTRLTLAGAIYIVFVCLLPEFLVLRWNVPFYFGGTSLLIIVVVTMDFMAQVQSYVMSQQYESLLKKANFKGGGVPMR
- the rplO gene encoding 50S ribosomal protein L15; translated protein: MELNNLKPAEGAKHAKRRVGRGIGSGLGKTAGRGHKGQKSRSGGFHKVGFEGGQMPLQRRLPKRGFTSLTKEFVGEVRLGDLEKLPVDDIDLLALKQAGLIGEMMTSAKIIATGELKRKIVVKGLSATKGARAAIEAAGGSFAE
- the rpmD gene encoding 50S ribosomal protein L30, which encodes MSEKTVKVQLVKSLIGTRESHRATVRGLGLRRLNSVSELQDTPAVRGMINKVSYLVKVIG
- the rpsE gene encoding 30S ribosomal protein S5, with protein sequence MAKMQAKVQADERDDGLREKMISVNRVTKVVKGGRILGFAALTVVGDGDGRVGMGKGKAKEVPVAVQKAMEQARRNMFKVPLKNGTLQHEVHGKHGASTVLLAPAKDGTGVIAGGPMRAVFDVMGVQNVVAKSHGSTNPYNLVRATLDGLRKQSTPADIAAKRGKSVEDILG